Proteins encoded within one genomic window of Paenarthrobacter sp. JL.01a:
- a CDS encoding mechanosensitive ion channel family protein, whose protein sequence is MTFIPFAEAINIEPEKIDLVSILITVGVGLLVWIVARFIIVRITRRVSAGSSFFKKAHFKWVQPAIRALDHERRSQRAETIGSLLTSLVSVVVVVIVIIYVLKFMNVDVAPLLTSVGILGVAIGFGAQQLIRDFLAGIFITIEDQYGIGDVIVTSEVIGTVESVGLRITRVRAEDGAIWYLRNGEILRVGNRSQGDYVPLESPDAHDEPGASAAPVTAGAPRVAKAEEKSNE, encoded by the coding sequence TTGACCTTCATCCCGTTTGCGGAAGCCATCAACATCGAACCTGAAAAGATCGACCTCGTATCCATCCTGATCACCGTAGGCGTCGGCCTGCTGGTGTGGATAGTGGCACGCTTCATCATTGTGCGCATCACCCGGCGAGTATCTGCCGGCAGTTCCTTCTTCAAGAAGGCCCACTTCAAATGGGTTCAGCCCGCCATCCGCGCACTGGACCACGAACGCCGTTCCCAGCGCGCTGAAACCATCGGCTCCCTGCTCACAAGCCTGGTGAGCGTCGTAGTGGTGGTGATCGTCATCATCTACGTCCTCAAGTTCATGAACGTCGACGTCGCTCCGCTGCTGACCAGCGTCGGAATCCTTGGTGTCGCGATAGGTTTTGGCGCCCAGCAGCTCATCCGCGACTTCCTCGCCGGGATCTTCATCACCATCGAGGACCAGTACGGAATCGGCGACGTCATCGTCACCAGTGAAGTGATTGGTACCGTTGAATCCGTGGGCTTGCGCATCACCCGCGTACGAGCCGAAGACGGGGCCATCTGGTACCTCCGGAACGGTGAAATCCTTCGGGTTGGAAACCGTTCCCAGGGAGACTACGTGCCGCTGGAATCACCCGATGCCCACGACGAACCGGGCGCATCAGCGGCGCCCGTCACTGCTGGCGCGCCCCGCGTCGCAAAAGCCGAGGAGAAGTCCAATGAGTAA
- a CDS encoding globin: MSNIAGGEPQSPQAGPRRQLMQNDPFSQPAYTDSFYAAVGGHETFVKLIDVFYDGVATDPLLRPMYPEEDLGPAKRRFLMFLEQYWGGPTTYGEERGHPRLRMRHMPFQVTPEAKDRWLFHMRTAVDSLDLSPLHEGTLWDYMERAALTMVNSPSQGPRN, from the coding sequence ATGAGTAACATCGCAGGCGGAGAACCGCAGTCACCGCAGGCGGGTCCTCGACGTCAGCTGATGCAAAACGATCCCTTCAGCCAGCCTGCCTATACGGACAGTTTCTACGCTGCCGTCGGAGGCCACGAAACGTTCGTCAAGCTGATTGACGTCTTTTACGACGGCGTGGCCACCGATCCGCTGCTGCGCCCCATGTACCCCGAAGAGGACCTCGGCCCGGCGAAGCGCCGCTTCCTGATGTTCCTTGAGCAGTACTGGGGCGGACCCACCACCTACGGCGAGGAACGCGGCCATCCGCGCCTGCGCATGCGCCACATGCCGTTCCAGGTCACCCCGGAGGCCAAAGACCGGTGGTTGTTCCACATGCGCACGGCAGTTGATTCGCTGGATCTTTCGCCCCTTCACGAGGGAACGCTGTGGGATTACATGGAACGGGCGGCGCTGACCATGGTCAACAGCCCCTCCCAGGGTCCGCGCAACTAG
- a CDS encoding acyl-CoA thioesterase, with the protein MTETNAGLQVDAPAEDPMEVLIGLLDLGDFDGARTNEDIFLGPSQKQPRHRVFGGQVLAQSMMAGMRTVEPDRVAHSMHGYFLRPGDANKPITFGVERLRDGRSFSARRVHAYQDGVPILSMIASFQVEDGGLDHQATMPEGIPDPETLPSTAELLSHFDHPLARHMSSERPFDVRHIDPALYVSPPSDHVATNAVWMKTMGPLPDDPQLHIAALAYASDYTLLEPILRKHGLSWMTPGMSVASLDHAMWWHRPVKVDEWMLYVQESPSAQGARGLATGRIFNRDGVHVATVAQEGMVRIP; encoded by the coding sequence ATGACTGAGACGAACGCTGGCCTCCAGGTGGATGCACCCGCAGAAGACCCCATGGAAGTGCTGATTGGCCTGCTGGACCTTGGTGACTTTGACGGAGCCCGGACCAATGAGGACATTTTCCTGGGTCCCTCCCAGAAGCAGCCCCGGCATCGTGTTTTTGGCGGGCAGGTCCTTGCCCAGTCAATGATGGCGGGTATGCGCACTGTTGAGCCGGACAGGGTGGCGCACTCCATGCACGGGTACTTCCTGCGTCCGGGCGACGCGAACAAGCCCATCACCTTCGGTGTTGAACGGCTGCGTGATGGCCGTTCCTTTTCCGCCCGCCGCGTGCACGCTTACCAGGACGGCGTCCCCATCCTTTCGATGATTGCCTCGTTCCAGGTCGAAGACGGTGGCCTGGATCATCAGGCAACCATGCCCGAAGGCATCCCTGATCCCGAAACGCTGCCCAGCACGGCCGAACTCCTGTCCCACTTCGACCATCCGTTGGCACGGCACATGTCCTCCGAGCGGCCCTTCGATGTCCGCCACATCGACCCCGCGCTCTATGTTTCCCCGCCGAGCGACCATGTGGCCACCAATGCGGTCTGGATGAAAACCATGGGCCCGCTCCCCGATGATCCCCAGCTGCACATCGCCGCCTTGGCCTACGCCAGCGACTACACGCTGCTTGAACCCATCCTCCGCAAGCACGGGCTCTCCTGGATGACGCCGGGCATGAGCGTTGCCAGCCTCGACCACGCCATGTGGTGGCACAGGCCCGTGAAGGTGGACGAGTGGATGCTGTACGTGCAGGAGTCCCCCAGCGCCCAGGGTGCCCGGGGTTTGGCCACGGGCAGGATCTTCAACCGCGACGGCGTGCATGTCGCCACGGTCGCGCAGGAAGGCATGGTCAGGATTCCGTAG